A genomic region of Lasioglossum baleicum chromosome 16, iyLasBale1, whole genome shotgun sequence contains the following coding sequences:
- the Fdh gene encoding alcohol dehydrogenase class-3 Fdh, translating to MPETAGKVIKCKAAVAWKEKQPLSIEEIEVAPPKAHEVRIKVVAVALCHTDAYTLDGLDPEGIFPCVLGHEGSGIVESIGEGVTEFQPGDHVVPLYIPQCKDCKFCKSPKTNLCSKIRNTQGKGVMPDGTSRFTCKNQTLAHFMGCSTFSEYTVVADISLAKVDPSAPLEKVCLLGCGVPTGYGAALNTAKVEPGSSCAIWGLGAVGLAVALGCKKAGATRIIGVDVNPSKFELAKTFGCTEFVNPKDHSKPIQEVLVEMTDGGLDYTFECVGNVNTMRAALESCHKGWGTSVIVGVAAAGQEIGTRPFQLVTGRVWKGTAFGGWKSKESVPKLVQEYMSKSLMLDEFVTHTLPFEKINEGFDLLHSGSCLRAVLKY from the exons ATGCCTGAAACCGCAGGAAAG GTAATTAAATGTAAAGCCGCGGTAGCATGGAAGGAGAAGCAGCCTCTTTCGATCGAGGAGATAGAAGTAGCACCTCCGAAAGCTCATGAAGTCAGGATCAAAGTTGTAGCTGTAGCTCTGTGTCATACGGATGCCTATACTCTGGACGGATTGGATCCAGAAGGAATTTTCCCATGTGTTCTTGGTCATGAAGGCAGCGGTATTGTGGAGAGCATTGGCGAAGGAGTCACAGAATTCCAACCTG GCGATCACGTGGTTCCATTGTACATTCCTCAATGCAAGGACTGCAAGTTTTGCAAGTCCCCGAAAACGAATCTGTGCAGCAAGATACGTAATACTCAAGGAAAGGGTGTGATGCCCGACGGTACTTCTCGGTTCACTTGCAAGAATCAGACTCTTGCTCACTTCATGGGTTGCTCTACTTTCTCAGAGTACACCGTGGTAGCTGATATCTCTCTGGCTAAG GTTGATCCCAGTGCACCGCTCGAGAAGGTTTGCTTGTTGGGTTGTGGAGTACCTACCGGCTATGGTGCTGCCCTTAACACGGCCAAAGTGGAGCCTGGAAGTTCATGTGCTATATGGGGACTGGGTGCAGTGGGACTGGCAGTTGCACTTGGTTGCAAGAAAGCTGGTGCAACGCGCATTATTGGCGTAGACGTGAATCCGAGTAAATTCGAGCTTG CTAAAACTTTTGGATGCACCGAATTCGTGAACCCCAAGGATCACAGTAAACCAATTCAGGAAGTTCTGGTAGAAATGACCGATGGAGGATTGGATTACACTTTCGAGTGTGTCGGCAATGTTAACACCATG AGAGCTGCTTTGGAATCCTGCCATAAGGGATGGGGTACATCCGTGATCGTGGGTGTAGCTGCAGCAGGTCAGGAAATCGGAACTCGTCCTTTCCAATTGGTGACTGGCCGAGTATGGAAAGGAACTGCGTTCGGTGGCTGGAAGTCCAAGGAAAGCGTACCAAAACTGGTACAAGAATACATGTCGAAATCGCTCATGCTCGACGAGTTCGTTACTCACACTCTTCCGTTCGAGAAGATCAACGAAGGATTCGATTTATTACACTCGGGATCATG CTTAAGAGCAGTGCTCAAGTACTAA
- the Pig-f gene encoding phosphatidylinositol glycan anchor biosynthesis class F, whose protein sequence is MSMGNKLAQRLLLSYCAFTCIYFPGILILLKLNDSLYNVGKYKFIPVLLILLFAEVMKLLFPMFHSESAIIGKSDLRTYSKARRTWSRHLREIFKFLLAAFLLSVVYYVIIVLFGAPLFVHHEETTMLTVTLTTLTFVPASLHLGVDSALEIMTGIQSQKDNVLANAVKTNVQATLLGTWLGAIAIPLDWDRPWQAWPIPCVIGALLGYMTAHFITLVQTLPVLRVGKKVHR, encoded by the coding sequence ATGAGCATGGGGAACAAATTAGCCCAGAGGTTGCTCTTATCGTACTGCGCCTTCACTTGTATTTATTTCCCTGGTATCCTGATATTACTCAAGTTGAACGACAGCTTGTACAATGTGGGAAAGTACAAGTTTATTCCAGTATTATTAATACTTCTGTTCGCGGAAGTCATGAAACTCCTCTTTCCCATGTTTCACTCAGAATCCGCTATCATAGGAAAAAGCGACTTGAGAACATACTCGAAAGCTAGAAGAACTTGGTCGAGACATCTCAGGGAGATCTTCAAGTTTTTGTTAGCAGCTTTTCTATTATCAGTCGTATACTATGTTATAATCGTGCTGTTCGGTGCACCTCTTTTCGTGCACCACGAGGAAACTACTATGCTCACGGTCACGCTGACCACTCTTACATTTGTTCCTGCTAGTCTGCATTTAGGAGTGGACAGTGCGTTGGAGATAATGACGGGAATACAGTCGCAGAAGGACAATGTTTTAGCAAACGCTGTGAAGACTAATGTTCAAGCGACTCTTTTGGGCACCTGGTTGGGTGCTATCGCAATTCCATTAGACTGGGACCGTCCTTGGCAAGCTTGGCCAATCCCTTGTGTAATAGGTGCCTTACTCGGCTACATGACTGCGCATTTTATTACTCTTGTACAGACATTACCTGTGTTAAGAGTAGGCAAAAAAGTTCATAGGTGA